A single Pseudomonas sp. HN11 DNA region contains:
- a CDS encoding general secretion pathway protein GspN gives MIGRLRPVEWGLLGLSGLLSVLMAVILSSIGDEPQWLPEAPTRAHPTAQVQVAPSVPLENLAATWQAPLFSPDRSPDRVVGRAQVTSLANLTLSGIMITGNLQMAMLKQADGRALTVRLGQALPNGWRLDHLTPQYARFSLDGRTQTLSLYAKRLPPPSNRPPITLPREPLP, from the coding sequence ATGATCGGCAGACTACGCCCCGTGGAGTGGGGTTTGCTCGGCTTGTCGGGATTGCTGAGCGTGTTGATGGCGGTGATCCTCAGCAGCATCGGCGATGAACCGCAGTGGCTGCCTGAAGCGCCCACGCGTGCCCATCCCACCGCTCAGGTACAGGTCGCGCCGAGTGTCCCGTTGGAAAACCTCGCCGCCACTTGGCAGGCGCCGCTGTTCAGCCCGGACCGCAGCCCGGACCGCGTCGTGGGCAGAGCCCAGGTCACCAGCCTGGCCAACCTGACCCTCAGCGGCATCATGATCACCGGCAACCTGCAAATGGCCATGCTCAAGCAGGCCGACGGCCGTGCCCTGACCGTGCGTCTCGGTCAGGCCCTGCCCAACGGCTGGCGCCTGGACCACCTCACTCCGCAATACGCCCGATTCAGCCTGGATGGCCGCACGCAAACCTTGAGCCTCTACGCCAAACGCCTGCCGCCGCCGTCCAACCGGCCCCCCATCACTTTGCCCCGCGAGCCTCTCCCTTGA
- the gspM gene encoding type II secretion system protein GspM: protein MRRPLTPRERRCAALLVLAVVVGTAYWLLIDSWFAGPLRDMGEQAEQLREQQQRYAGVLRQREALRQQLEQARRDPASSTSLLPGDDPDVVAADLMQRLADLINSHANLGGGCSLTQRKPITPDQDDGEPYRQVKVSLTLDCAIEPLEALLHELEYQPPFLFVDELRIRRSQQAPANGGAGKLVVHLLVRGYLQPAPVTP from the coding sequence ATGCGCCGCCCCCTCACACCCCGTGAACGCCGATGCGCCGCCTTACTGGTGCTGGCCGTGGTGGTCGGCACAGCTTATTGGCTGTTGATCGACAGCTGGTTCGCCGGGCCCCTGCGCGATATGGGCGAGCAGGCTGAACAGCTGCGCGAGCAGCAACAGCGGTATGCCGGTGTATTACGCCAACGCGAGGCCTTGCGCCAGCAGCTTGAACAGGCCCGTCGAGACCCAGCCAGCAGCACCAGCCTGTTGCCGGGAGATGACCCCGACGTCGTGGCGGCCGACCTGATGCAACGCCTCGCTGACCTGATCAACAGCCACGCCAACCTCGGTGGCGGTTGCAGCCTCACCCAGCGCAAGCCCATCACACCGGACCAAGACGACGGCGAGCCGTATCGCCAAGTGAAAGTCAGCCTGACTCTCGACTGTGCCATCGAACCCTTGGAAGCATTGCTGCATGAACTGGAGTATCAGCCGCCGTTCCTGTTCGTGGATGAACTGCGCATCCGTCGCAGTCAGCAGGCGCCAGCCAATGGCGGTGCAGGCAAGTTGGTGGTGCACTTGCTGGTGCGCGGTTACCTGCAACCGGCGCCGGTGACGCCATGA
- a CDS encoding PilN domain-containing protein → MNRLEPIARHWRGSLLQQAWRLWLAELRACVPSWLARQEPPEQIHHWPVAAPVAPGSARQVLMLGADAVLLQRVQLPLAAGRNLSVVVGYELDRYTPFEADQLYFVARQERRTPTHLEVTLVAMLRERLDQILTDCAALGLHPHRVDAANLGIDLLPAPLRPRQRPPGMGLQRSLPWLCGALLIAAMLLWLNDRQRVIDAMHASVQQQKAQVAEVYALRQQLLNTRGAAQYLTRRKLAQPPLAALLNDLTTCLPGDTWLDQLDVKDGEISISGQSAKASALITRIKGCRSLENAQFEGVIQPDARTGKDQFALRAHLRQETADAPPPHTP, encoded by the coding sequence ATGAATCGACTGGAACCCATCGCCCGGCACTGGCGCGGCAGCCTGTTGCAACAGGCCTGGCGCCTATGGCTCGCGGAGCTGCGCGCCTGTGTGCCGAGTTGGCTGGCACGGCAAGAACCGCCGGAGCAGATCCACCACTGGCCGGTCGCAGCGCCTGTCGCGCCGGGCAGCGCGCGCCAAGTGCTGATGCTCGGCGCGGATGCTGTGCTGCTGCAACGCGTGCAACTGCCGTTGGCCGCCGGGCGCAATCTGAGTGTCGTGGTCGGTTATGAACTGGACCGCTATACCCCATTCGAGGCCGACCAACTCTACTTCGTCGCACGCCAGGAGCGGCGCACGCCCACCCACCTTGAGGTCACGCTGGTGGCGATGCTGCGCGAGCGCCTGGACCAGATTCTCACTGACTGTGCTGCCCTCGGCCTGCATCCCCATCGCGTGGACGCGGCCAACCTCGGTATCGATCTGTTGCCCGCGCCACTGCGCCCCCGTCAACGTCCGCCCGGCATGGGCTTGCAACGCAGCCTGCCGTGGTTGTGCGGGGCCTTGCTGATCGCGGCGATGCTGCTGTGGCTCAACGACCGCCAGCGCGTCATCGACGCCATGCACGCCAGCGTCCAGCAACAGAAAGCCCAGGTTGCCGAGGTGTATGCCCTGCGCCAGCAATTGCTCAATACCCGTGGCGCGGCGCAATACCTTACCCGGCGCAAACTGGCGCAACCGCCGCTGGCCGCGCTGCTCAATGACCTGACCACTTGCCTGCCCGGCGACACTTGGCTCGATCAGTTGGACGTGAAAGACGGCGAAATTTCCATCTCTGGCCAAAGCGCCAAGGCCAGTGCGCTGATCACCCGTATCAAAGGCTGCCGCAGCCTGGAAAATGCCCAGTTCGAAGGGGTGATCCAGCCCGATGCGCGCACCGGCAAAGACCAGTTTGCCTTGCGTGCCCACCTACGCCAGGAGACCGCCGATGCGCCGCCCCCTCACACCCCGTGA
- a CDS encoding general secretion pathway protein GspK: protein MRRQRGAALLLVLWVLALLSVLLGGLAGWVQLESRQALWLRQHTQTVLAAEAGIAMVMADRRWVADGRDIPLVFDDAQLHVSLRSERGKLYLINAEAQDFTRLALACGATSAQATQLTKALQVRRQQGLVPFRVLEEVRQLPGMTQALYSQLLPEITLWSDLDRPDPAFASPLMRKALNLPRQHAEGADPGEVLVVDSRAERPGGYQARLQVTVLLSPSEDSAQPYRVLRWQE, encoded by the coding sequence ATGAGGCGCCAGCGCGGTGCGGCCCTGCTGCTGGTGCTGTGGGTACTGGCCTTGCTCAGCGTGTTGCTCGGCGGCCTGGCCGGCTGGGTGCAGCTGGAAAGTCGCCAGGCACTGTGGTTGCGCCAGCACACACAAACCGTGCTGGCCGCTGAAGCCGGTATCGCCATGGTCATGGCCGACCGGCGCTGGGTGGCCGATGGTCGTGACATCCCCTTGGTGTTTGACGACGCCCAGTTACACGTCAGCCTGCGCAGTGAGCGCGGCAAGCTCTACCTGATCAATGCCGAGGCACAGGATTTCACACGTCTGGCCCTGGCCTGCGGCGCCACCTCGGCCCAAGCTACACAGTTGACCAAGGCCCTCCAAGTGCGCCGTCAACAGGGGCTTGTGCCATTTCGGGTGCTGGAAGAAGTGCGCCAATTGCCTGGCATGACGCAAGCCCTCTATAGCCAATTGCTGCCCGAGATCACCCTGTGGAGCGACCTTGATCGCCCCGATCCCGCCTTCGCCAGCCCGTTGATGCGCAAGGCGTTGAACCTGCCGCGCCAGCACGCCGAAGGTGCCGACCCCGGCGAAGTGCTGGTGGTCGACAGCCGCGCCGAGCGCCCCGGTGGTTATCAGGCGCGGCTGCAAGTCACCGTTTTATTAAGCCCATCGGAGGACAGCGCACAGCCCTATCGGGTGTTGCGTTGGCAAGAATGA
- a CDS encoding prepilin-type N-terminal cleavage/methylation domain-containing protein: MKRREQGFTLLEILVVLSLLGVLLVLVGGALLGANRAVSKAQAYTVSLDEVRAAQQFLRTAISEALPLAVGEGGGFFVGTAQRLEFVSTLPGVLGGGIQRFSLQQVEQDLQVGFAQREPQVLLRSIEGLQFSYRGTSPLGQPTGWINEWPWPRRLPAAVRIAASVDGPVPWVTQVIALRLNLSSGSVEE, from the coding sequence GTGAAACGCCGCGAGCAGGGTTTTACCTTGCTGGAAATCCTCGTGGTGCTCAGCTTGCTGGGCGTGTTGCTGGTGCTGGTTGGCGGCGCATTGCTGGGCGCCAATCGTGCCGTGTCCAAGGCCCAGGCGTATACGGTGAGCCTGGATGAAGTGCGTGCCGCGCAGCAGTTTTTGCGCACGGCGATCAGCGAGGCGTTACCGCTGGCGGTGGGCGAAGGCGGTGGATTTTTCGTCGGCACGGCGCAGCGTCTGGAGTTCGTCTCGACCTTGCCCGGTGTGCTCGGTGGGGGGATCCAGCGGTTCAGCCTGCAACAGGTCGAACAGGATTTGCAGGTCGGGTTTGCTCAACGTGAGCCCCAGGTGCTGCTGAGAAGCATCGAGGGTCTGCAGTTCAGTTATCGCGGTACGTCACCGCTGGGCCAGCCCACCGGTTGGATCAATGAATGGCCATGGCCCAGGCGTTTGCCGGCCGCCGTGCGCATCGCCGCCAGCGTCGACGGCCCGGTGCCCTGGGTCACCCAGGTGATTGCTTTGCGCTTGAACCTGTCCAGCGGGAGTGTGGAAGAATGA
- a CDS encoding type II secretion system protein: MNRQAGFTLLEMLAALTLMAVCSTVLLVAFGQSARSLSQVAHSDRLTHAALTIFDQEAAGRLSNGVSQGELDGIHWRLTTARQQARIFRLDLVLDEGPHQARFSTLKARL, encoded by the coding sequence ATGAACCGCCAGGCTGGCTTCACGCTGCTGGAAATGCTCGCCGCGCTGACGCTGATGGCGGTGTGCAGCACGGTCCTGCTGGTTGCGTTCGGCCAGAGCGCGCGCTCGTTGTCCCAGGTGGCCCACAGTGACCGGCTCACCCATGCGGCGCTGACCATTTTCGATCAGGAAGCCGCAGGACGGTTGAGCAATGGCGTCAGCCAGGGCGAACTGGACGGCATCCACTGGCGACTGACAACCGCCCGGCAGCAAGCGCGTATTTTTCGTCTCGACCTGGTTCTCGACGAGGGCCCGCACCAGGCCCGTTTCAGCACGTTGAAGGCACGCCTGTGA
- a CDS encoding GspH/FimT family pseudopilin, with product MFQRGFTLLEMLVVILLLSLAAGLLGVGVRQGLQTAKERRAVGQMVEALRTTRAGAIVSGQAARTEFDLRDRTFQAPGRALQRWPSQLQVTLHTAEQVGPAVEFYPDGSSTGGNLLLVNGARRWRIDIGWLTGSVQSKALP from the coding sequence ATGTTCCAGCGCGGCTTTACCCTGCTGGAAATGCTGGTGGTGATCCTGTTGCTCAGCCTGGCTGCCGGTTTACTGGGGGTGGGTGTGCGCCAGGGTCTGCAAACGGCGAAAGAGCGTCGCGCGGTCGGGCAGATGGTGGAGGCGTTGCGCACCACACGGGCGGGGGCGATAGTCAGTGGGCAAGCCGCGCGCACTGAGTTTGACCTGCGAGATCGGACATTCCAGGCGCCGGGACGAGCGTTGCAACGTTGGCCGTCGCAGCTGCAAGTCACGCTGCACACTGCCGAACAGGTCGGCCCTGCCGTCGAGTTCTACCCTGACGGCAGCTCCACCGGCGGCAATCTTCTGTTGGTCAACGGCGCCCGGCGTTGGCGTATCGATATCGGCTGGCTCACCGGCAGCGTGCAATCCAAGGCGCTGCCATGA
- a CDS encoding type II secretion system protein GspG, producing the protein MRKPRRQSGFTLLEMLAVIVLLGIVATIVVRQVGGNVDKGKYGAGKAQLSSLSMKIDSYALDVGAPPTSLQQLVDRPGGYAKPSDLKDPFGHAFGYRFPGEHGAFDLIFYGQDGQPGGEGYSADLGNWE; encoded by the coding sequence ATGAGAAAACCACGCCGCCAAAGCGGTTTCACCCTGTTGGAAATGCTCGCGGTGATCGTACTGCTCGGCATTGTCGCCACCATCGTCGTGCGCCAGGTCGGCGGTAATGTGGACAAGGGCAAGTACGGCGCGGGGAAGGCCCAGCTGTCCAGTTTGAGCATGAAGATTGACAGCTACGCCCTCGACGTCGGCGCGCCGCCCACCAGCCTGCAACAGCTGGTGGACAGGCCTGGTGGTTATGCCAAGCCTTCGGACCTCAAGGACCCGTTCGGGCATGCCTTCGGTTATCGCTTTCCCGGTGAGCATGGTGCGTTCGACCTGATCTTCTATGGCCAGGATGGCCAGCCGGGCGGCGAAGGCTACAGCGCCGACCTGGGCAATTGGGAGTAA
- the gspF gene encoding type II secretion system inner membrane protein GspF — translation MSLFKFRALDSQGVAQNGTLEARDQAAAVAALHKRGLLLLQIETAGSPLLRSARGRLKGAALVSFTQQLATLLGAGQPLERALGLLLKQPGQPQVRALIERIRDHVKAGKPLSTALEEEGDTFSPLYLSMVRAGEAGGALESTLRQLSDYLERSERLRGEVINALIYPAFLVVGVLGSLALLLAYVVPQFVPIFQDLGVPIPLITEVILALGEFLGAYGLVVLAGLIVSGGCWAARLRNPAFREKYDRRLLGIRVIGPLLQRVEAARLTRTLGTLLSNGVALLQALVIAQQVCTNRALQAQVGHAAQSVKSGGTLASAFGSQPLLPELALQMIEVGEQAGELDSMLLKVADIFDVEAKRGIDRLLAALVPSLTVVMAVLVAVIMLAIMLPLMSLTSNI, via the coding sequence GTGAGTCTGTTCAAATTCCGCGCCCTGGACAGCCAGGGCGTGGCGCAGAACGGCACGCTGGAAGCCCGGGATCAGGCCGCTGCCGTGGCTGCCTTGCACAAGCGCGGTCTGTTGCTGTTGCAGATCGAAACGGCGGGCAGCCCTCTATTGCGCAGCGCGCGCGGGCGATTGAAAGGCGCAGCGCTGGTGAGTTTTACTCAGCAACTGGCCACGTTGCTCGGTGCTGGCCAGCCCCTGGAGCGCGCCCTTGGCCTGTTGCTCAAACAACCCGGCCAACCCCAGGTTCGCGCACTGATTGAACGCATCCGCGATCACGTCAAAGCGGGTAAACCGCTGTCTACCGCATTGGAAGAAGAGGGTGACACGTTCTCGCCGTTGTACCTGAGCATGGTGCGTGCCGGTGAGGCCGGTGGCGCGCTGGAAAGTACCTTGCGCCAACTCAGCGACTACCTGGAACGCAGTGAGCGTCTGCGTGGCGAAGTGATCAATGCGCTGATCTATCCGGCCTTCCTGGTGGTGGGCGTACTCGGTTCCCTCGCCTTGTTGCTGGCCTATGTGGTGCCGCAATTCGTACCGATCTTCCAGGACCTGGGTGTGCCGATTCCGTTGATCACCGAGGTGATTCTCGCCTTGGGTGAGTTCCTCGGCGCCTATGGCCTGGTGGTGTTGGCCGGGCTGATCGTGAGCGGCGGGTGTTGGGCGGCACGTCTGCGCAATCCGGCATTTCGAGAAAAATACGATCGTCGCCTGCTCGGTATTCGTGTGATCGGCCCGCTGCTGCAACGGGTCGAAGCGGCACGCCTGACGCGCACCCTCGGCACGCTGCTCAGCAATGGCGTGGCGTTGCTGCAAGCTTTGGTAATCGCACAGCAAGTCTGCACCAACCGCGCGTTGCAGGCCCAAGTTGGCCATGCGGCGCAATCGGTAAAAAGCGGCGGCACCCTCGCCAGTGCGTTCGGCAGCCAGCCGCTGCTGCCGGAACTGGCGCTGCAAATGATCGAAGTCGGCGAACAGGCCGGCGAACTCGACAGCATGTTGCTCAAGGTGGCTGACATCTTCGACGTCGAAGCCAAGCGCGGCATCGACCGTCTGCTTGCTGCCCTGGTGCCGTCCCTGACCGTGGTCATGGCAGTGCTGGTGGCGGTGATCATGTTGGCGATCATGCTGCCGCTGATGAGCCTGACCAGCAATATATGA
- the gspE gene encoding type II secretion system ATPase GspE, with the protein MQTPHTEQVCAWLMQHAGLKTVDLERARRLSTDDLLSLLTRLGLVSEVELARAWAALLDAPLLLADAAPPLLDPLPALTERFMRHYQVVPMGWSQGGLRVLAANPTQLYPFQALAYACQVPVWLTIGPRNEVDTLIERYYGQGRSAMGTLIENLDEQGGAQEDIEHLKDMASEAPVIRLVNLILQRAVEQRASDIHIEPFESQLKVRYRIDGVLHDAEAPPASSSAAVISRVKIMARLDIAERRLPQDGRIMLRIQGKELDLRVSTVPTSFGESVVLRLLDRQTVRFDFPSLGFDGQRLATFLDLLERPHGILLVTGPTGSGKTTTLYTALSRLNTAERKIVTVEDPVEYQLEGINQIQVKPAIGLDFAGALRSIVRQDPDVIMIGEIRDLETCRIAIQSSLTGHLVLSTLHTNSAAASITRLLDMGVESYLIASTVSGILAQRLVRRLDPASRVAFEAPPELIAEHGLDRLTEQRPILLFRGDYHGRSALTELLVMNDELRSLLMRHADASTLEQAARRAGLRTLYEEGLRQALAGITSLEEVLRVTRGEGA; encoded by the coding sequence ATGCAGACTCCGCACACCGAACAGGTGTGCGCGTGGCTGATGCAGCATGCCGGGCTTAAAACGGTGGACCTGGAGCGCGCCCGCCGCCTGTCCACGGATGACTTGCTGAGCCTGCTGACACGCCTGGGCCTGGTCTCCGAAGTGGAACTGGCCCGTGCCTGGGCGGCATTGCTCGACGCCCCGCTGTTGCTGGCCGACGCCGCGCCGCCGCTGCTTGACCCCTTGCCGGCCTTGACCGAACGCTTCATGCGTCACTATCAAGTGGTGCCCATGGGCTGGAGCCAGGGCGGCCTGCGGGTGCTGGCGGCCAACCCGACGCAACTTTATCCGTTCCAGGCCCTGGCCTACGCGTGCCAGGTGCCGGTGTGGCTGACCATCGGCCCGCGCAACGAAGTCGACACCCTGATCGAGCGCTACTACGGCCAGGGCCGCTCGGCCATGGGCACACTGATCGAGAACCTCGATGAGCAGGGCGGCGCCCAGGAAGATATCGAACACCTCAAGGACATGGCCTCCGAAGCGCCAGTGATCCGCCTGGTCAACCTGATCCTGCAACGCGCCGTGGAACAGCGCGCCTCGGACATCCATATCGAGCCCTTCGAAAGCCAGCTCAAGGTGCGCTACCGCATTGACGGCGTGCTGCACGACGCCGAAGCGCCGCCCGCCAGCTCGTCGGCGGCGGTGATTTCGCGGGTGAAGATCATGGCGCGGCTGGACATCGCCGAGCGCCGGCTGCCTCAGGACGGGCGCATCATGCTGCGCATCCAGGGCAAGGAACTGGACCTGCGGGTGTCCACGGTGCCCACCAGTTTCGGCGAGTCGGTGGTGCTGCGCCTGCTGGACCGGCAGACCGTGCGGTTCGACTTCCCCAGCCTCGGCTTTGACGGCCAACGCCTGGCCACCTTCCTCGACCTGCTGGAGCGCCCCCACGGCATCCTGTTGGTCACCGGGCCCACCGGCTCCGGCAAGACCACCACGCTCTACACTGCGCTGTCGCGGCTCAACACGGCCGAGCGCAAGATCGTCACCGTGGAAGACCCGGTGGAGTACCAGCTTGAAGGTATCAACCAGATCCAGGTCAAGCCCGCCATCGGCCTGGACTTCGCCGGGGCGCTGCGCTCTATCGTGCGCCAGGACCCGGATGTGATCATGATCGGCGAGATCCGCGACCTGGAAACCTGCCGCATCGCCATTCAATCGTCGCTGACCGGGCACCTCGTGCTTTCCACCCTGCACACCAACAGCGCCGCGGCGAGTATCACGCGGCTGCTGGACATGGGCGTGGAAAGCTACCTGATCGCCTCGACCGTCAGCGGTATTCTTGCCCAGCGTCTGGTGCGGCGCCTGGATCCGGCCAGCCGCGTGGCCTTTGAAGCGCCGCCGGAACTGATCGCGGAACACGGCCTGGATCGCTTGACCGAACAACGCCCGATCCTGCTCTTTCGCGGTGACTATCACGGCCGCAGTGCCCTCACTGAACTGCTGGTGATGAACGATGAACTGCGCAGCCTGCTGATGCGTCATGCCGATGCCTCCACCTTGGAGCAGGCCGCTCGCCGGGCCGGTTTGCGCACTTTGTATGAGGAGGGGCTGCGTCAGGCGCTGGCGGGTATTACGTCACTGGAAGAAGTGCTGCGCGTCACCCGTGGAGAGGGCGCGTGA
- the fecE gene encoding Fe(3+) dicitrate ABC transporter ATP-binding protein FecE yields the protein MSILHARELDIGYGTTRIVQGLSFAPPTGKVTALIGPNGCGKSTLLKAFARILKPTEGELSLDGQAYASLSARQLARQIAFLPQVLPVPEGVSVRQLVAYGRSPHNSLWGRLSGSDRSHVTQAMQRLELDVLADRALADLSGGQRQRAWLAMVLAQNAPVVLLDEPTTYLDISHQVELMDLMGELAAEGKTVITVLHDINQACRYADHLAVMHGGKLVADGAPGEVISAGLMRQVFDVQVQVMQEPVAGTPMCLVEKSTRTHD from the coding sequence ATGAGTATTCTTCACGCACGCGAGCTGGATATCGGTTACGGCACCACGCGCATTGTGCAGGGCTTGTCCTTTGCGCCGCCAACCGGAAAGGTCACCGCCCTGATCGGCCCGAATGGCTGCGGCAAGTCGACCCTGCTCAAGGCCTTTGCGCGCATCCTCAAGCCGACCGAAGGCGAACTGAGCTTGGATGGGCAGGCCTACGCCAGCCTGTCCGCTCGCCAATTGGCAAGGCAGATCGCGTTTTTGCCGCAGGTGCTGCCGGTGCCCGAAGGCGTCAGCGTGCGCCAGTTGGTCGCCTACGGCCGCAGCCCGCATAACTCGTTATGGGGGCGCTTGAGCGGCAGTGATCGGTCTCACGTGACCCAAGCCATGCAGCGCCTGGAGCTGGACGTGTTGGCTGATCGCGCATTGGCAGACCTCTCCGGCGGCCAGCGCCAACGTGCCTGGCTGGCGATGGTGTTGGCGCAGAATGCGCCGGTAGTGTTGCTGGATGAACCCACCACCTACCTCGACATCAGCCATCAGGTCGAACTCATGGACTTGATGGGCGAACTGGCCGCTGAAGGCAAGACTGTGATCACGGTGTTGCACGACATCAATCAGGCCTGCCGCTACGCCGACCACCTGGCCGTGATGCACGGCGGCAAGTTGGTGGCTGATGGTGCGCCGGGGGAGGTGATCAGTGCCGGGTTGATGCGGCAGGTGTTCGATGTGCAGGTGCAGGTGATGCAAGAGCCGGTCGCCGGTACACCGATGTGCCTGGTGGAAAAGAGCACGCGCACTCACGATTGA
- a CDS encoding iron chelate uptake ABC transporter family permease subunit, with translation MTRPRSRLWLLLGLLLLATLISLSAGTVWLLPDTVLERLLAHDALDFEVWNHRLPRSLIAILAGCAFGLAGAIVQGVIRNPLASPEILGVTQGAGLALTVAIISWPHMPIAWLPLVACLGGAGGALLLALYNTGVSFSGVRFALSGVAIAVTLSSVTEFLILSHPLDINTALLALTGSLWSRNWHHVALVLPFLMLIPLGLCLAKPLNLIALGDEAAHSLGTALSRTRWLAMVCAVLLTSLGVGVIGPIGFIGLVAPHMARRLVGGQHQCLLPAAMLIGALLLVLADTLGRTLIAPSEIPAGVLTAVIGAPYFLWLLARFKG, from the coding sequence ATGACCCGGCCACGATCGCGCTTATGGCTGCTGCTCGGCCTGTTGCTGCTGGCGACGTTGATCAGCCTCAGCGCCGGCACTGTGTGGCTCCTGCCTGACACCGTGCTGGAGCGCCTGCTGGCGCACGACGCCCTCGACTTCGAAGTGTGGAACCACCGCCTGCCACGCAGCCTGATCGCGATTCTGGCCGGTTGCGCCTTCGGCCTGGCCGGGGCGATTGTGCAGGGTGTGATCCGCAACCCGTTGGCCTCGCCGGAAATCCTCGGCGTGACCCAAGGCGCTGGTTTGGCGCTGACCGTGGCGATCATCAGTTGGCCGCACATGCCGATTGCATGGCTGCCGCTGGTGGCTTGCCTGGGTGGCGCCGGCGGCGCGCTGTTGCTGGCGCTGTACAACACCGGGGTGAGTTTTTCCGGGGTGCGCTTTGCGCTGTCCGGTGTGGCGATTGCGGTGACCTTGTCCAGCGTTACCGAGTTTCTGATCCTGTCCCATCCGTTGGACATCAACACCGCTTTGCTCGCGCTGACAGGCAGCCTGTGGAGCCGCAATTGGCACCATGTGGCGCTGGTGCTGCCGTTCCTGATGCTGATCCCCTTGGGCCTGTGCCTGGCCAAGCCGCTGAACCTGATCGCCCTGGGCGATGAAGCCGCCCACAGCCTCGGCACGGCACTCAGTCGCACGCGCTGGTTGGCGATGGTTTGCGCGGTGCTGCTGACCAGCCTGGGCGTCGGTGTTATCGGGCCGATTGGTTTTATCGGTCTGGTCGCGCCGCACATGGCGCGTCGGTTGGTGGGCGGGCAACACCAGTGCCTGCTGCCTGCTGCGATGCTGATCGGCGCGCTGTTGCTGGTGCTGGCCGACACCCTCGGGCGCACGCTGATCGCGCCCAGTGAAATCCCCGCCGGGGTGCTCACTGCGGTGATTGGCGCGCCGTATTTTCTTTGGTTGCTGGCACGGTTCAAGGGCTGA
- the fecC gene encoding iron-dicitrate ABC transporter permease FecC, whose protein sequence is MGRSFATAGIVLLGAGLFWLSLYSWSPFTITATDAWNGLIHQGGVGGNMAYIVAQLRVPRAVCAALVGACLGLAGALMQGITRNRLASPSLFGVTAGAALGLALFSTGLVAPPFAGGALLMTCLGGALAWVTVFSLGGAWSPTTTQGRLVLAGVAVAALCAALTRLTVILVEVQAQSVLNWLAGSLANVGAAQVQLLWPCTLIGGLWALWCAPRLNLINLGEDAARSLGVGIASLRLQVFIASLLLVGASVCAVGPIGFVGLIAPNILRQFLGNDYRWLIPLSAALGAVIVLGADLLSRAVAFPVETPAGVVTALIGAPFFLFLARRAL, encoded by the coding sequence ATGGGGCGAAGTTTTGCGACGGCAGGCATCGTGCTGCTGGGCGCCGGGTTGTTCTGGCTGTCGCTGTATAGCTGGTCACCGTTCACCATTACAGCGACGGATGCGTGGAATGGCCTTATCCATCAAGGCGGCGTGGGCGGCAATATGGCGTATATCGTTGCGCAGTTGCGCGTGCCACGGGCCGTGTGCGCCGCGTTGGTCGGTGCCTGCCTGGGCCTGGCCGGTGCGTTGATGCAAGGCATCACGCGCAACCGCCTAGCATCGCCGTCCTTGTTTGGCGTGACAGCGGGGGCGGCGTTGGGGCTGGCGTTGTTTTCCACTGGATTGGTCGCGCCACCGTTTGCCGGCGGTGCCTTGTTGATGACCTGCCTGGGTGGCGCCCTGGCCTGGGTCACGGTGTTCAGCCTCGGCGGCGCCTGGTCGCCGACCACCACCCAAGGTCGCCTGGTATTGGCCGGCGTGGCCGTGGCGGCGTTGTGCGCCGCCTTGACCCGGCTCACGGTAATCCTGGTCGAGGTCCAGGCACAAAGCGTGCTCAACTGGCTGGCCGGTTCCCTGGCCAATGTCGGCGCCGCGCAAGTGCAACTGCTCTGGCCGTGCACCTTGATCGGCGGCCTGTGGGCGCTGTGGTGCGCGCCGCGCCTGAACCTGATCAACCTCGGCGAAGACGCGGCGCGCTCCCTGGGTGTGGGCATTGCCAGCCTGCGTTTGCAGGTGTTTATCGCCAGCCTGTTGTTGGTGGGGGCGAGTGTCTGCGCAGTCGGCCCCATCGGGTTTGTCGGGTTGATTGCACCGAATATCCTTCGCCAGTTCCTCGGTAATGACTATCGCTGGCTGATCCCGCTGAGTGCCGCGTTGGGCGCGGTGATCGTGCTGGGCGCCGACCTCCTCAGCCGCGCTGTGGCATTTCCAGTGGAGACCCCGGCCGGTGTGGTCACCGCGCTGATCGGCGCACCGTTCTTCCTCTTTCTTGCCAGGCGCGCCCTATGA